One window of the Desulfomonilia bacterium genome contains the following:
- a CDS encoding lysophospholipid acyltransferase family protein, producing MENLILFIVRLIPRDIGLSFFRTLGLILFYLMPNRRKIALTNLEICLGNEKSRDELKRIAKESFQNSISIGFDFLKILQMPPYEQSKLVHVSGEENLTDALKLNKGVFAVSGHLGNFPIMLTYMSKRGLRVNVVTRQIKAKWADRLYTGMLNRFGTGTITKERVALGIIRALKNREIVGYVLDQNMQRDTGIFVDFFGRKACTIRGLATFTNKYGSPILPAYVVSSPRGHRIFIDKPYIYDSSKESELELTQRFTSMIETWIRKYPEQWIWYHRRFKTRPAGEDRIYPRKMSLTKRYRRWKRQRLVNE from the coding sequence ATGGAGAACCTGATACTGTTTATCGTGAGGCTTATTCCGAGAGATATCGGATTGTCATTTTTCAGGACCCTTGGCCTCATCCTCTTTTATCTGATGCCTAACCGCAGAAAGATAGCTTTGACAAATCTTGAAATCTGTCTTGGAAATGAGAAAAGCAGGGATGAACTGAAAAGAATCGCAAAAGAGAGTTTCCAGAATTCCATTTCAATAGGGTTTGATTTCCTGAAAATTTTGCAGATGCCTCCTTATGAGCAGTCGAAGCTTGTGCATGTCTCAGGTGAGGAAAACCTGACTGATGCTCTTAAGTTGAATAAGGGCGTCTTTGCGGTAAGCGGTCATCTGGGGAATTTCCCGATCATGCTCACCTATATGTCAAAGAGGGGCCTGAGGGTAAATGTCGTTACAAGGCAGATCAAGGCAAAATGGGCTGACAGACTCTATACCGGAATGCTCAACCGCTTCGGGACGGGGACCATCACTAAAGAAAGGGTCGCACTGGGCATCATAAGGGCATTAAAAAACAGAGAGATTGTCGGATATGTTCTGGACCAGAACATGCAGCGGGATACCGGAATTTTTGTTGACTTTTTCGGAAGAAAAGCATGCACGATAAGAGGTCTTGCCACATTTACGAACAAATACGGCAGCCCGATCCTTCCAGCATATGTTGTTAGTTCTCCCAGAGGTCACAGGATATTTATAGATAAACCTTATATATATGATTCTTCAAAGGAAAGTGAACTCGAGCTCACACAGCGATTTACTTCGATGATTGAAACCTGGATAAGAAAATATCCCGAGCAGTGGATATGGTATCACAGAAGATTCAAAACGAGACCCGCCGGGGAAGATCGCATTTATCCGAGAAAAATGAGTCTGACGAAACGCTACAGGAGATGGAAAAGGCAGAGGCTTGTAAATGAATGA
- a CDS encoding lipopolysaccharide kinase InaA family protein, producing the protein MNDRSLLPRGLIKELEARFEGYSWEIVKSSSKRSVYHLIREGYPGIYLKVCHPGGFFQRIRNLVFPRTRIEANMLNKLASKGIAVAEVLGHFRCGTSSAIAVREVEGNRLLISFERDFQERVLFSVTRDFLERGFVHHDLHPGNILIDENSNYVLIDCYEVRNKSSVGVSNRVRSFASAAAVFGTSMPALKTLIPDESEGTHRAVVEMAGNIRRKRVERWIRRSLLDGSFSRIENNADYQAVVKREETPDLKKIIDIHGKNLSKGSNLLKVQEKTQVSIAGEYCVKSYKSSPLFLEPYARRSWKGSLVLMFNGFRVAEPVACIVFRDRSSMLVSRKLDYPQLDRILDSGGLTETERKTLAGTIGRTVGMMHMSGIFHADMKACNIFMDTERNEAVFIDTDRVVQSSRVSRKKRLRNLMQIGLSIPRRFAMESGRDMIDAYAALTGDDAQYLIDELKRRMKGKEVIYTTENGDRFEIF; encoded by the coding sequence ATGAATGATAGAAGCTTATTACCCCGGGGATTGATAAAAGAGCTTGAAGCTCGGTTCGAAGGGTATTCTTGGGAAATTGTCAAATCGTCGTCCAAACGCAGCGTTTATCACCTTATCAGAGAAGGATATCCAGGAATTTATCTTAAGGTCTGCCACCCTGGAGGCTTTTTCCAGAGAATCAGAAACCTTGTTTTCCCAAGGACGAGAATAGAAGCGAATATGCTCAACAAACTTGCTTCCAAGGGCATTGCTGTTGCAGAAGTGCTTGGTCATTTCCGCTGTGGAACAAGTTCGGCCATTGCTGTCAGGGAAGTTGAAGGAAACAGGCTTCTGATCAGTTTCGAAAGAGATTTTCAGGAGAGGGTACTTTTTTCAGTTACAAGGGATTTTCTTGAACGCGGTTTTGTACATCATGATCTTCATCCGGGCAACATCTTGATTGATGAAAACAGCAATTACGTTTTGATTGACTGCTATGAGGTCAGAAATAAAAGCAGTGTCGGCGTGTCAAACCGGGTCAGATCATTCGCTTCGGCGGCAGCAGTGTTCGGAACATCCATGCCAGCGCTGAAAACACTTATTCCGGATGAGTCTGAAGGAACACACAGGGCTGTTGTTGAAATGGCCGGGAATATACGTCGCAAGAGGGTTGAAAGGTGGATCAGGAGATCTCTCTTGGACGGAAGTTTCAGCAGGATTGAAAATAACGCGGATTATCAGGCAGTAGTGAAAAGAGAGGAAACACCTGATCTTAAGAAGATTATAGATATTCACGGGAAGAATCTTAGTAAGGGATCAAACCTTCTCAAGGTCCAGGAAAAGACGCAGGTTTCGATTGCCGGTGAATATTGTGTAAAGTCCTATAAGAGTTCACCGTTATTCCTTGAGCCTTATGCGCGAAGGTCATGGAAAGGTTCTCTTGTCCTCATGTTCAACGGGTTCAGAGTGGCGGAACCTGTTGCCTGCATAGTATTCAGGGACAGGTCGAGCATGCTTGTCAGCAGGAAACTTGATTATCCCCAGCTGGACAGGATTCTTGACAGCGGAGGGCTTACTGAGACGGAACGAAAAACTCTGGCAGGCACGATCGGCCGGACTGTCGGAATGATGCACATGTCCGGTATCTTTCATGCTGATATGAAGGCTTGCAACATATTCATGGATACAGAAAGGAACGAGGCAGTCTTCATCGACACGGACAGGGTTGTACAATCAAGTCGTGTTTCAAGGAAAAAGAGATTAAGAAACCTCATGCAGATCGGGCTCAGCATTCCGCGAAGGTTTGCGATGGAATCAGGCAGGGACATGATCGATGCATATGCGGCCCTGACAGGTGATGATGCGCAATATCTGATCGATGAATTGAAAAGACGGATGAAAGGTAAAGAGGTGATTTATACAACGGAAAACGGAGACAGGTTCGAAATATTCTAG
- the rpoZ gene encoding DNA-directed RNA polymerase subunit omega — translation MARVTVEDCLEKLNDRFSLAIAASKRTKQLIKGADPLCNRKENRQVVTSLREIAEGRIGIVRKG, via the coding sequence ATGGCAAGAGTTACAGTAGAAGATTGTCTCGAAAAATTGAACGACCGCTTTTCGCTTGCAATAGCGGCATCCAAACGTACAAAGCAGCTGATCAAGGGTGCGGATCCGCTGTGCAACAGAAAGGAAAACAGACAGGTAGTGACTTCTCTCAGGGAAATTGCTGAGGGTAGAATCGGCATAGTAAGGAAAGGATGA
- the dnaK gene encoding molecular chaperone DnaK has protein sequence MGKILGIDLGTTNSCMAIMEGGDPKVIPNAEGARTTPSVVAFTGSGERLVGQVARRQAVTNSERTLYAIKRLIGRKFTDNEVQRDIKIMPFKIVDTVNGDAAIDVDGRTYSPPEISAMVLQKLKIDAEAYLGEKIEDVVITVPAYFNDSQRQATKDAGKIAGFNVKRIINEPTAAALAYGLDRKKEEKVAVFDLGGGTFDISILEIGDGVFEVKATNGDTHLGGEDIDNHVIDYLVSEFKKESGVDLSKDRMALQRLKEAAERAKHELSSMMETEINLPFITADQNGPKHLNMRLSRAKLEGLVDDIIQKLEGPCRKALADAGLTASQIDEVILVGGQTRMPKVVEKVKEIFGKEPHRGVNPDEVVAVGAAIQGGVLGGDVKDVLLLDVTPLSLGIETLGGVFTKVIERNTTIPTKKSQIFSTAEDSQNAVTIRVFQGERPMANDNKLLGQFDLLGIPPAPRGIPQIEVSFDIDANGILHVSAKDKATNKEQSIRITSSSGLTEEDINRMIHEAEDHAQEDRNRQALAEAKNKADSLIYATEKTMKDHGDKIDGMTRNKIENAIVDLKDAIKGESPDLINQRMDALTQASHKLAEMMYASVKQAAGQAGGGSEAPGGPKPDDVVDAEFEEVKGDQNKF, from the coding sequence ATGGGAAAAATCCTGGGAATCGATCTGGGAACTACAAATTCTTGCATGGCCATTATGGAAGGCGGCGACCCCAAAGTTATACCGAACGCTGAAGGTGCACGCACCACGCCATCTGTCGTAGCGTTCACGGGAAGCGGTGAAAGGCTGGTTGGCCAGGTAGCAAGACGCCAGGCAGTGACAAATTCCGAACGCACACTTTATGCGATAAAAAGGCTTATCGGCAGAAAGTTCACAGACAACGAAGTACAACGCGACATCAAGATAATGCCCTTCAAGATAGTGGATACGGTTAACGGCGATGCGGCAATCGACGTTGACGGCAGGACATACTCCCCACCTGAAATCTCTGCAATGGTACTCCAGAAACTTAAGATTGATGCAGAAGCGTACCTTGGAGAAAAGATAGAAGACGTGGTCATAACAGTTCCTGCTTATTTTAATGACAGCCAACGCCAGGCAACAAAAGATGCGGGGAAAATTGCCGGATTCAACGTCAAGCGCATAATCAATGAGCCGACCGCGGCCGCGCTTGCATATGGTCTTGACAGAAAGAAAGAGGAGAAAGTAGCGGTCTTCGACCTGGGCGGAGGAACGTTTGATATATCGATTCTCGAAATCGGCGACGGCGTTTTCGAGGTCAAGGCAACAAACGGAGATACGCACTTGGGCGGCGAAGACATCGACAACCATGTAATCGACTATCTCGTAAGCGAGTTCAAAAAGGAATCGGGTGTTGATCTCAGCAAGGACCGCATGGCCCTGCAAAGGCTCAAGGAAGCGGCTGAACGTGCAAAACACGAGCTTTCATCCATGATGGAAACTGAGATCAACCTGCCTTTCATAACGGCAGACCAGAACGGGCCAAAGCATCTCAACATGAGGCTTTCCAGGGCAAAGCTCGAAGGCCTTGTCGATGATATAATCCAGAAACTCGAGGGCCCATGCCGCAAAGCCCTTGCAGATGCAGGCCTTACAGCATCACAGATAGACGAGGTCATTCTCGTAGGCGGACAGACCAGAATGCCGAAAGTTGTTGAAAAGGTTAAAGAGATTTTCGGCAAAGAACCTCACCGCGGAGTTAACCCTGACGAGGTCGTAGCTGTAGGCGCAGCTATTCAGGGCGGAGTCCTGGGCGGAGATGTAAAGGATGTTCTCCTTCTTGACGTTACGCCGCTGTCTCTCGGCATCGAAACCCTTGGAGGGGTTTTCACAAAGGTTATTGAGAGAAACACCACTATTCCGACAAAGAAATCTCAGATATTCTCCACTGCTGAAGACAGCCAGAATGCAGTTACGATCAGAGTCTTCCAGGGAGAACGTCCGATGGCGAACGACAACAAGCTTCTCGGCCAGTTTGACCTTCTAGGCATACCGCCCGCACCTAGAGGAATACCGCAGATCGAGGTATCCTTCGATATCGACGCGAATGGAATCTTGCACGTGTCTGCCAAGGACAAAGCGACCAACAAGGAACAGTCCATCAGGATTACAAGTTCCTCAGGCCTTACAGAAGAAGACATAAACCGTATGATCCATGAGGCCGAAGACCATGCCCAGGAAGACAGGAACCGTCAGGCGCTGGCGGAGGCTAAAAACAAAGCCGACAGTCTTATCTATGCAACTGAAAAAACCATGAAGGATCATGGAGACAAGATTGACGGCATGACAAGAAACAAGATCGAAAATGCAATTGTCGATCTTAAAGACGCCATAAAAGGTGAGAGCCCAGATCTCATAAACCAGAGAATGGACGCCCTTACACAGGCCTCCCACAAACTGGCGGAAATGATGTACGCATCGGTGAAACAGGCCGCAGGACAAGCCGGTGGCGGAAGCGAAGCCCCCGGAGGCCCAAAGCCTGATGACGTAGTTGATGCAGAGTTTGAAGAGGTCAAGGGAGATCAGAACAAATTTTAA
- a CDS encoding FmdB family zinc ribbon protein, with protein sequence MPIYEYKCTSCLHITSILVQGFSSPSGLKCESCGSDALNKIISRVNYHGSQSDRLASYDPGSRKSDSFFRDTRNIGLEAERMLKKAGVEPTDDFKAKLEKVRTDPGSILKDS encoded by the coding sequence ATGCCGATTTACGAATATAAATGCACATCGTGTCTTCATATCACAAGCATTCTGGTTCAGGGATTCTCTTCCCCCTCCGGACTCAAATGTGAATCATGCGGTTCTGATGCGCTCAACAAGATCATATCAAGGGTCAACTACCACGGGTCTCAATCTGACAGGCTCGCCTCATATGATCCTGGTTCAAGAAAATCCGACAGTTTTTTCAGGGACACCCGCAACATAGGGCTTGAAGCTGAACGCATGCTTAAAAAGGCCGGCGTTGAACCAACGGATGATTTCAAGGCAAAGCTTGAAAAGGTCAGAACAGACCCCGGCAGCATACTGAAGGACAGCTAG
- the hrcA gene encoding heat-inducible transcriptional repressor HrcA: protein MGIVINQRDKQIFGFIMQEFISTGEPVGSRSVSRRYDLDLSPATIRNIMADLEELGFLLQPHVSAGRIPTKEGIHYYLNEIVKMKALPKEEKSIISRQMHKNSGGLKEILREASLLLSEISGNASVVILPKISTFTFKRIEFVKLGTNRILVILISKSGLVYNHVVRGDDINQDDLTKYSNFLNEKYSGFSIEKMRKSLSQEMKSEKARFDSLVKEAVHMGMMALDNVEDAQDMVIEGKDIVFNYPELADIEKLREIVRAFEDKGRMLSILNQVFEGTGVKIFIGEEIGNIGMNDLSMVASGYFHGDTPAGSLGVIGPMRMNYKRVIPLVEYMAKLLSTMIEEI from the coding sequence ATGGGAATAGTGATCAACCAGCGAGACAAGCAGATTTTCGGATTCATAATGCAGGAATTTATAAGTACCGGTGAGCCGGTCGGGTCTCGTTCGGTCTCCCGAAGATATGATCTGGACTTGTCGCCTGCAACTATCAGAAACATCATGGCAGACCTTGAAGAACTCGGGTTTCTTCTGCAACCGCATGTCAGTGCGGGAAGAATACCCACGAAAGAAGGCATTCATTACTATTTAAATGAAATCGTTAAAATGAAAGCCCTGCCGAAAGAAGAAAAATCCATAATTTCAAGGCAGATGCACAAAAACTCCGGGGGACTAAAAGAGATTCTGCGAGAGGCAAGCCTTCTTTTATCGGAAATATCAGGCAATGCTTCTGTAGTCATCCTGCCTAAAATCAGTACGTTTACCTTTAAAAGAATAGAATTCGTAAAGCTCGGGACGAACAGGATCCTGGTAATCCTGATAAGCAAATCCGGCCTGGTCTATAATCATGTTGTACGGGGCGATGATATCAATCAGGATGATCTCACGAAATACAGCAACTTCCTGAATGAAAAATATTCAGGGTTCAGCATCGAAAAAATGAGGAAATCCCTCTCACAAGAGATGAAAAGCGAAAAAGCACGGTTTGACAGTCTGGTGAAAGAGGCCGTGCATATGGGGATGATGGCGCTTGATAACGTGGAAGATGCCCAGGATATGGTTATTGAAGGCAAGGATATCGTCTTTAACTACCCTGAGCTGGCAGACATAGAAAAACTCAGAGAAATCGTAAGGGCATTCGAAGATAAAGGCCGCATGCTCAGCATACTGAATCAGGTATTTGAAGGAACTGGTGTGAAAATATTTATCGGTGAGGAAATAGGCAACATAGGGATGAACGATTTATCCATGGTGGCCAGCGGTTATTTCCATGGAGATACGCCTGCGGGTTCCCTTGGAGTTATCGGCCCCATGAGAATGAACTATAAAAGGGTCATACCACTGGTCGAATATATGGCAAAATTACTTAGTACCATGATCGAGGAGATTTAA
- the dnaJ gene encoding molecular chaperone DnaJ, whose translation MTKRDYYEILGVSRSASSEEIKKAYRQLALKYHPDRNPGDKDAEERFKEAAEAYEVLHDSEKRHIYDQYGHDGLTGAGFRGFNNFEEIFGSFSDLFGEMFGFGSSRRGGGRRPARGSDLKKHVIITLNDADKGTELELDIPKNEPCDVCEGSGAEPGSKAQTCTACQGKGQVYRSQGFFTISSTCPKCKGEGKIISKPCKPCRGTGIVSRTKKLKVKIPPGVDNGSTMRVSGEGDIGEYGGPPGDLYVIIEVKAHELFAREGDDLYFELPVSFTHAALGATMKVPTLDGEHEIEIKAGTQPGDVLTVRGKGIKHLRGSGSGDLKIIIKVVIPHKLTKEQAELLRQFASTMNDDVAEPGKGRKKFNLFS comes from the coding sequence ATGACAAAAAGGGATTACTACGAGATCCTTGGCGTTTCCAGATCTGCCTCCTCTGAAGAAATCAAAAAGGCATACCGGCAGTTAGCCCTGAAATACCATCCCGACAGAAATCCGGGGGACAAGGATGCGGAAGAACGCTTCAAGGAAGCTGCCGAGGCATATGAGGTGCTTCACGATTCTGAAAAGAGGCACATCTATGACCAGTATGGTCATGACGGCCTTACAGGGGCGGGTTTCCGCGGATTCAATAATTTTGAAGAGATATTCGGAAGTTTCTCGGACCTTTTCGGCGAAATGTTCGGTTTCGGGTCATCAAGAAGGGGCGGCGGAAGAAGACCGGCAAGAGGCTCAGATTTAAAAAAGCATGTAATAATAACTTTAAATGACGCAGATAAAGGTACCGAACTCGAACTCGATATCCCGAAAAATGAACCTTGCGATGTCTGTGAAGGAAGCGGTGCCGAACCCGGGAGCAAGGCCCAGACATGTACCGCATGCCAGGGCAAAGGCCAGGTTTACCGTTCTCAGGGATTCTTTACCATAAGCTCTACCTGTCCCAAATGCAAGGGTGAAGGCAAAATCATATCAAAGCCGTGCAAACCATGCAGGGGTACGGGTATTGTTTCAAGGACAAAAAAACTGAAGGTTAAAATTCCGCCGGGTGTCGATAACGGCTCGACAATGAGGGTTTCAGGAGAGGGTGATATTGGAGAATACGGCGGCCCGCCGGGCGATCTTTATGTAATCATAGAAGTGAAAGCCCATGAACTCTTTGCCAGAGAAGGTGACGATCTTTATTTCGAGCTGCCTGTTTCTTTCACTCATGCAGCGCTCGGCGCCACCATGAAAGTGCCAACCCTTGACGGGGAGCATGAGATTGAAATCAAGGCTGGAACACAGCCAGGTGATGTGTTGACCGTCAGGGGAAAAGGGATAAAACATCTGCGCGGTTCCGGTTCAGGTGATCTTAAAATAATAATCAAGGTAGTCATCCCTCACAAATTGACAAAAGAGCAGGCGGAACTTCTCAGGCAATTTGCATCTACAATGAATGACGATGTCGCTGAACCCGGCAAAGGCAGGAAAAAATTCAACCTGTTTTCTTAA
- a CDS encoding nucleotide exchange factor GrpE — protein MSSSKKKNVTEELTGYFDQPETTPSESQASEELDSGIQDLVGQLDEMKDKYLRALAEMENMKKRLNRDRENIIKYGNEGLLRDMLRVYDSINKSVQVAKELHPDDTNFIDGLEMVEKLFIETLKRHHVEPIDSKKGTPFNPNYHEAMMQRADDDINEPNIVIDEFEKGFMLYDRVLRPAKVSVSIDNTAATN, from the coding sequence ATGAGCAGCTCAAAGAAAAAGAATGTAACAGAAGAATTGACCGGCTACTTTGATCAACCCGAAACAACGCCTTCAGAAAGCCAGGCATCGGAAGAACTGGACAGCGGAATTCAAGATCTTGTGGGGCAGCTTGATGAGATGAAGGACAAGTATTTAAGAGCCCTGGCCGAGATGGAGAACATGAAGAAACGGCTCAACCGCGACAGGGAAAACATCATTAAGTACGGCAATGAAGGTCTTTTGAGGGATATGTTAAGGGTCTATGATTCAATCAATAAATCCGTTCAGGTGGCAAAAGAACTGCATCCGGACGATACTAATTTCATTGACGGCCTGGAAATGGTTGAAAAACTTTTTATTGAAACCTTGAAACGGCATCATGTTGAACCTATAGATTCAAAGAAAGGCACGCCCTTTAATCCGAATTATCATGAGGCTATGATGCAAAGGGCCGATGATGATATAAACGAGCCTAACATAGTGATTGATGAATTTGAAAAAGGGTTCATGCTTTACGACAGGGTATTGAGACCTGCAAAGGTTTCAGTATCGATTGATAATACAGCAGCTACTAACTAA
- the argS gene encoding arginine--tRNA ligase yields MKHKVEAVLNEVLNKILIEGEITIPEGFKSGISVPADKQFGDYATNAAMMLAKPAKKNPRELAALISKKIQDSSDLFTKVEVAGPGFINFFVKVDAWAEILEEVITQKVLFGRSSIGAKKKVQIEFVSANPTGPLHVGHGRGAAVGDTLARILDAAGFDVQREYYINDTGNQMNMLGLSVYSRYRELLGHTSDFPENGYKGGYIKEIASEIHGIHGESLLYMPEKDAVAICREYAGKNILEGINRDLREFNINFDVWFSESELYKDDMVGKTLESMKAKGLTFEEDNALWFRSTEFGDEKDRVLRKSDGALTYFAPDIAYHKNKLERGFEKIIDIWGADHHGYVPRMSAAMKALGAEDDCFHALLIQLVSLVRAGVPVQMSTRSGEFVTLKEVVDEVGRDAARFFFMMRRCDSHLVFDLELAKKKGEENPVFYVQYAHARICSIIRKAALSEQKPETGLKYLKKLITDDEIDLMKMIAQFPDTVLSAATELEPHRIAYYVLELATAFHRFYNKNKVIGEDYEVSAARLLLVDCVRQVIANGLSLMGVDAPDSM; encoded by the coding sequence ATGAAACATAAGGTTGAGGCTGTACTGAACGAAGTTCTGAATAAAATCTTAATAGAAGGCGAAATAACAATACCTGAAGGTTTCAAGTCAGGTATCAGTGTGCCTGCTGATAAGCAATTTGGCGACTATGCCACTAATGCGGCAATGATGCTGGCAAAACCGGCAAAAAAAAATCCAAGAGAACTGGCCGCATTAATCTCAAAAAAAATTCAGGATAGTTCGGACTTGTTTACAAAAGTTGAAGTTGCCGGTCCTGGATTTATAAATTTCTTTGTCAAAGTTGATGCATGGGCGGAAATTCTTGAGGAAGTCATCACACAAAAAGTACTGTTCGGAAGGAGCAGTATCGGTGCAAAAAAGAAGGTTCAGATCGAGTTCGTCAGCGCAAACCCTACAGGTCCGCTTCATGTAGGACATGGAAGAGGGGCCGCTGTCGGCGATACCCTTGCAAGGATACTTGATGCTGCAGGTTTCGATGTGCAGCGTGAGTATTATATCAATGATACGGGCAACCAGATGAATATGCTCGGCCTGTCTGTTTATTCGCGTTACAGGGAATTGCTGGGCCATACTTCTGATTTTCCTGAAAATGGATACAAGGGCGGTTATATAAAAGAGATCGCATCAGAAATTCATGGAATTCATGGTGAAAGCCTGCTTTATATGCCCGAAAAAGATGCTGTTGCAATATGCAGGGAATATGCCGGAAAAAATATTCTCGAAGGCATAAACAGGGACCTCAGGGAGTTCAATATCAATTTCGATGTCTGGTTCAGTGAGTCGGAACTGTATAAGGACGATATGGTCGGGAAAACTCTTGAGTCAATGAAGGCAAAGGGCCTTACATTTGAAGAAGACAATGCCCTGTGGTTCAGAAGCACTGAATTCGGGGATGAGAAGGACAGGGTTTTGAGAAAATCGGATGGAGCCCTTACATATTTTGCACCAGATATAGCCTACCATAAGAACAAGCTAGAGCGCGGCTTTGAAAAAATAATTGATATATGGGGCGCCGACCATCACGGTTATGTACCCAGAATGTCGGCCGCCATGAAAGCCCTCGGTGCAGAAGACGACTGTTTTCATGCACTGCTTATACAGCTTGTTTCGCTTGTAAGGGCAGGTGTGCCGGTTCAGATGTCTACACGCTCGGGGGAGTTTGTCACATTAAAGGAAGTCGTCGATGAAGTGGGCAGGGATGCCGCAAGGTTCTTTTTCATGATGAGGCGTTGTGACAGCCATCTTGTGTTCGATCTTGAACTGGCAAAAAAAAAGGGCGAGGAAAATCCGGTCTTCTATGTGCAGTACGCCCATGCCAGGATATGTTCGATTATAAGAAAAGCCGCACTCTCAGAGCAAAAACCTGAAACGGGATTAAAATATTTAAAGAAACTTATAACGGATGACGAGATAGATCTTATGAAAATGATCGCCCAGTTTCCGGATACGGTATTATCTGCCGCAACTGAACTGGAACCGCATCGCATAGCCTATTATGTTCTCGAACTGGCAACGGCCTTCCATCGTTTTTACAATAAGAACAAGGTTATCGGAGAAGATTATGAGGTCTCCGCTGCGAGGCTTCTTCTTGTTGATTGCGTGAGACAGGTCATTGCCAATGGTCTGTCTCTCATGGGCGTTGACGCGCCCGATTCCATGTAG